The Sulfitobacter sp. S223 genome has a window encoding:
- a CDS encoding metal ABC transporter permease, which yields MIDTLLQPFQFAFMQNAFLIMIMIAVPTSLLSCYLVLKGWSLMGDAISHAVLPGVVGAYLLGIPLIVGAFCAGMFCALATGFLSENSRVKQDTVMGIVFSGMFGFGIVMYTKVTTDVHLDHILFGNMLGVGATDLWTAGLIALFVAIMIIAKRRDLMLHAFDPVQAQAVGLRVGWLHYGLLAMISLTIVATLSAVGIILSIGLLIAPGAIAFLLTQQFSRMLPIAVAVTMLSSVLGVYASFYIDSAPAPTIILILTLVFIAAFVRSNIMTRRASERQA from the coding sequence ATGATTGATACACTTTTGCAGCCGTTCCAATTTGCCTTCATGCAAAACGCATTCCTGATCATGATCATGATCGCAGTCCCGACAAGCTTGCTGTCTTGCTACCTCGTTCTCAAAGGGTGGTCATTGATGGGCGACGCCATCAGCCACGCGGTTCTACCTGGTGTGGTCGGGGCCTATTTGCTGGGCATTCCATTGATCGTCGGAGCGTTCTGCGCAGGGATGTTTTGCGCGCTGGCAACCGGATTTCTGTCCGAGAACAGCAGGGTCAAACAAGACACGGTTATGGGGATCGTTTTCTCTGGAATGTTCGGGTTTGGCATCGTGATGTACACAAAAGTAACGACCGACGTGCATCTGGATCATATTCTTTTCGGCAACATGTTGGGCGTGGGGGCTACCGATCTTTGGACGGCGGGGCTGATTGCGCTGTTCGTGGCGATTATGATCATCGCAAAGCGGCGCGATCTAATGCTGCATGCGTTTGATCCGGTGCAAGCTCAAGCCGTTGGTCTGCGTGTAGGCTGGTTGCACTACGGCTTGCTGGCCATGATTTCCCTGACCATCGTAGCTACGCTATCTGCTGTCGGGATTATCCTGTCGATCGGCCTTTTGATTGCCCCCGGTGCGATTGCATTTTTGCTGACCCAGCAATTCTCGCGGATGCTGCCAATTGCAGTGGCTGTGACCATGCTGTCATCTGTGCTGGGTGTATATGCCAGTTTCTACATTGATAGCGCACCGGCGCCGACAATCATCCTGATCCTGACGCTGGTGTTCATTGCCGCCTTTGTCCGTTCAAACATCATGACCCGCCGTGCCTCAGAGCGACAGGCCTGA
- a CDS encoding flagellar motor protein MotB, protein MSAKANVAPVIIKRKKIVKGGGHHGGAWKVAYADFVTAMMAFFMLMWLLNATTEQQRKGLADYFSPTIPVVRVSGGGDGSFGGDSIFSEMVLPKNGTGASANRPTNDDKARGVVSSSPGTDETAAQNEVFETVNEMLQGHGGESAVMENALEHIVTRITDEGLLIEIFSRDDLRIFEPGSDTPTSLMRDLAVLIAQVSKTVTNDIAIGSHVRAQPLVLKESHVWDLSHRRATQMRLLLEGENIAPARIQRVTGHADREPVVRDSMALRNDRIEIVLLRDKS, encoded by the coding sequence ATGAGTGCGAAGGCAAACGTCGCGCCAGTCATTATTAAACGCAAAAAGATCGTCAAAGGCGGCGGGCACCATGGTGGTGCATGGAAAGTCGCCTATGCCGATTTCGTCACCGCGATGATGGCGTTCTTTATGTTGATGTGGCTGCTGAACGCGACGACAGAACAACAACGCAAAGGGTTGGCAGATTATTTTTCTCCAACCATCCCCGTTGTACGGGTATCGGGTGGGGGTGACGGCTCTTTCGGGGGCGATAGCATTTTTTCCGAGATGGTCCTCCCCAAGAACGGGACAGGTGCTTCGGCCAACCGGCCCACAAACGATGACAAGGCGCGAGGCGTAGTCAGTAGCAGCCCCGGCACGGATGAAACAGCTGCGCAAAATGAAGTTTTCGAGACCGTTAATGAGATGCTGCAAGGACATGGTGGTGAGTCGGCAGTCATGGAAAATGCGCTTGAACACATAGTAACCCGCATCACCGATGAAGGCCTGCTGATCGAGATTTTCTCTCGGGACGATCTACGAATCTTTGAACCTGGTTCGGACACTCCGACGTCCTTGATGCGCGATCTGGCAGTATTGATTGCTCAGGTAAGCAAAACTGTCACGAATGATATCGCCATCGGAAGCCATGTTCGCGCACAACCGCTTGTCCTGAAAGAAAGCCATGTGTGGGACCTATCTCATCGGCGGGCGACGCAAATGCGACTGCTGCTGGAAGGAGAGAACATCGCGCCCGCAAGAATCCAGCGTGTAACGGGACATGCTGATCGCGAACCGGTGGTACGTGACTCGATGGCACTTAGAAATGACAGAATCGAGATTGTGCTGCTCCGCGATAAATCATGA
- a CDS encoding metal ABC transporter substrate-binding protein, whose amino-acid sequence MFAQSLKTLAIVGALLLPGSAAIAQEKFKAVTTFTVIADMARNVAGDVAVVESITKPGAEIHGYSPTPRDIIRAQDADLILWNGLNLELWFEQFLSNLRDVPSATVSAGIDPISISSGTYDGKPNPHAWMGLTNALIYVDNIRDAFVLHDPANADAYTANAEAYKARITETIAPLRDAVLAVPEDQRWLATCEGAFSYLIRDFGMKEIYLWPMNADQQGTPQQVRRVIDTVRQNNIPAVFCESTVDQAPAQQVARETEAKYGGMLYVDSLTEEDGLVPSYLDLLRVTSETIVKGLTE is encoded by the coding sequence ATGTTTGCACAATCACTCAAAACACTCGCAATTGTGGGCGCTCTCTTGTTGCCCGGCTCTGCAGCCATTGCGCAGGAAAAATTCAAAGCCGTCACTACCTTCACTGTCATTGCCGACATGGCGCGCAATGTGGCCGGGGATGTCGCGGTGGTAGAGAGCATCACCAAGCCGGGCGCAGAAATCCACGGCTACTCGCCGACGCCACGCGATATCATTCGTGCGCAGGACGCGGACCTCATCTTGTGGAACGGCCTGAACCTTGAGCTGTGGTTTGAACAGTTCCTGTCCAACCTGCGTGATGTGCCCTCTGCAACAGTAAGTGCAGGGATTGATCCCATCAGCATCTCGTCAGGGACATATGATGGAAAGCCCAACCCGCACGCGTGGATGGGTTTGACCAATGCGCTGATCTATGTGGACAACATTCGCGATGCCTTTGTGCTGCACGACCCCGCCAATGCCGACGCCTACACCGCAAATGCGGAAGCCTACAAAGCACGGATCACCGAGACAATTGCACCGTTGCGCGACGCTGTTCTGGCGGTGCCAGAGGACCAGCGCTGGCTAGCCACCTGTGAAGGTGCATTTAGCTATCTGATCCGCGACTTCGGCATGAAAGAGATTTATCTTTGGCCAATGAACGCCGATCAACAAGGCACACCTCAACAGGTGCGCCGGGTCATCGACACCGTGCGTCAGAATAACATCCCCGCCGTATTCTGCGAATCGACCGTTGATCAGGCTCCGGCACAGCAGGTCGCACGCGAGACTGAGGCAAAGTATGGCGGCATGCTTTATGTAGATAGCCTGACCGAAGAAGACGGGCTGGTGCCCAGTTATCTGGATTTGCTGCGCGTCACCTCGGAGACGATTGTAAAAGGTCTGACAGAATGA
- the pncB gene encoding nicotinate phosphoribosyltransferase, translated as MVDIATRVWNHKWKIDPIVRSLIDTDFYKLLMCQSIFRNKPDTQVTFSLINRSKHIPLAKLIDEGELREQLDHIRTLSLSRGESTWLRGNTFYGKRQMFRSDFMEWFENLRLPPYHLERKGDQYELTFEGKWHEVMLWEIPALAVLMELRGRAVLNGMEKFELQVLYAQAMTRVWEKVEALRDVPDLSIADFGTRRRHSFLWQDWCVQAMNEGLGSKFTGTSNCKIAMKRELEAIGTNAHELPMVYAALAEDDEALFQAPYKVLEDWHDEHEGNLRIILPDTYGSQGFLDNAPDWLAGWTGIRIDSGDPATAAQQAIDWWKSRGEDPRSKRVIFSDGLDVAKIKELHAQFAGKTAISFGWGTLLTNDFRGLVPDDALAPFSLVCKAVSANGNPTVKLSDNPNKAMGPADEIERYKRVFGVGQQDAQKVVV; from the coding sequence ATGGTTGATATCGCCACACGCGTCTGGAACCACAAATGGAAGATCGACCCCATCGTGCGGTCGCTCATCGATACGGACTTTTACAAGCTCCTGATGTGCCAATCGATTTTCCGGAATAAACCTGATACGCAGGTGACGTTCAGCCTGATCAACCGCTCCAAGCATATTCCGCTGGCCAAGCTGATTGACGAAGGCGAACTGCGAGAGCAGTTGGATCACATCCGGACACTGAGTTTAAGCCGCGGCGAATCCACATGGCTGCGCGGTAATACATTTTACGGCAAGCGGCAGATGTTCCGCTCTGACTTTATGGAATGGTTCGAAAACCTGCGGCTGCCACCTTACCATCTTGAACGCAAAGGCGATCAGTACGAGCTGACGTTCGAGGGTAAATGGCACGAAGTCATGCTGTGGGAAATTCCAGCGTTGGCGGTGTTGATGGAGCTGCGCGGGCGTGCGGTTCTGAACGGGATGGAAAAATTCGAACTTCAGGTGCTGTATGCTCAGGCGATGACACGGGTCTGGGAAAAGGTCGAGGCACTGCGCGATGTACCGGATCTGTCTATCGCGGACTTTGGCACACGTCGTCGGCACAGCTTTCTTTGGCAGGACTGGTGCGTTCAGGCCATGAACGAAGGGCTGGGCAGCAAATTCACAGGCACCTCTAATTGCAAAATTGCCATGAAACGAGAGCTGGAAGCCATCGGGACCAACGCCCACGAACTGCCGATGGTCTATGCGGCCCTTGCCGAAGATGACGAAGCCCTGTTTCAGGCGCCTTACAAGGTTCTTGAGGACTGGCATGATGAACACGAAGGTAACCTGCGGATAATTCTGCCGGACACTTACGGCTCTCAGGGGTTTCTGGATAATGCACCGGATTGGCTCGCGGGTTGGACCGGTATCCGTATCGACAGCGGTGATCCCGCCACTGCGGCGCAACAGGCTATCGACTGGTGGAAATCCCGTGGCGAGGATCCGCGCAGTAAGCGCGTCATTTTCAGTGATGGTCTGGACGTCGCAAAGATCAAAGAACTCCACGCACAATTCGCGGGTAAAACCGCAATTTCCTTTGGTTGGGGCACCTTGCTAACCAATGATTTCCGTGGGCTGGTGCCTGACGATGCGCTCGCGCCTTTCAGCCTTGTCTGCAAGGCCGTCAGTGCCAATGGAAACCCCACCGTGAAGCTATCGGACAACCCAAACAAAGCGATGGGCCCAGCTGACGAGATTGAGCGCTACAAGCGGGTGTTTGGTGTTGGTCAGCAGGATGCGCAAAAGGTGGTGGTATGA
- the pncA gene encoding bifunctional nicotinamidase/pyrazinamidase — MHALLVIDVQNDFCPGGALAVSGGNEIVAGINALMGQFEAVVLTQDWHPAGHSSFASTHAGTAPYDMIEMPYGPQVLWPDHCVQGTDGAAFHPLLETDHADLVIRKGYNPAIDSYSAFFENDHKTPTGLAGYLRTRGIKEVTLVGLALDFCVNYSAVDAAQAGFKVTVRTDLCRAIDLNGSLDEAKSAMHGAGVTLD; from the coding sequence ATGCATGCCCTACTAGTCATCGATGTACAGAATGATTTTTGCCCAGGCGGCGCGCTGGCTGTGTCCGGTGGGAACGAGATCGTCGCAGGTATCAATGCTTTGATGGGCCAGTTTGAAGCTGTGGTATTAACCCAGGATTGGCATCCGGCGGGGCATTCGTCCTTTGCGTCCACACATGCAGGCACCGCGCCGTATGATATGATTGAAATGCCATATGGCCCGCAGGTTCTTTGGCCTGATCACTGCGTTCAAGGCACTGACGGAGCAGCGTTTCATCCATTGTTAGAGACTGATCACGCTGATTTGGTGATCCGCAAAGGGTACAACCCGGCCATTGATAGCTATTCGGCATTCTTCGAGAATGACCACAAAACCCCAACAGGTCTGGCGGGCTATCTGCGCACGCGCGGAATCAAAGAAGTGACTCTTGTTGGTCTCGCGCTGGATTTTTGTGTGAATTACTCTGCGGTCGATGCGGCACAAGCAGGCTTCAAAGTGACAGTGCGCACTGATCTGTGTCGGGCGATTGATCTGAATGGTTCTCTGGACGAAGCTAAAAGCGCGATGCATGGGGCCGGAGTAACGCTCGACTAA
- a CDS encoding MFS transporter, with protein MDNLITDSRYSWTRLALTLCVGTVINAGMWAIIVIMPAVEAEFGGSRAMASLPYTLTMIGFATGNYAIGRAVDRFGITLSLIVAAVVTALGYGLATISGSLVLLSLAQLIVGFASAVGFGPLIADVSHWFVRRRGIAVAIAASGNYLSGAIWPILLAGVLQESGWRSVYFVMALATLALVIPLAFTLRRRIPEEAQVAAEHASTLNARSSGLSPRALQYLLGFAGIGCCVAMSMPQVHIVALCVGLGFGPAVGAQMLALMLLGGVASRIVSGLLADRLGGVRTLLIGSCLQCLALFLYLPAGGMVSLYLVSLVFGLSQGGIVPSYALIVREYMPAKEAGSRVGFVMMATILGMALGGWLSGVIYDLSGAYRLAFINGIVWNGANIAIMLWLLSRSRPRAPRPITA; from the coding sequence ATGGACAATCTGATCACCGATAGCCGTTACTCATGGACACGCCTTGCGCTGACATTGTGCGTGGGCACTGTGATCAATGCAGGCATGTGGGCCATCATCGTGATTATGCCCGCCGTCGAGGCAGAGTTCGGCGGTAGCAGGGCGATGGCGTCGCTGCCTTATACGCTTACTATGATCGGATTTGCGACTGGCAACTATGCGATTGGGCGTGCGGTGGACCGCTTCGGGATCACGCTGTCGTTGATCGTGGCGGCAGTGGTTACCGCTTTGGGCTACGGGCTCGCCACAATTTCTGGCTCCCTTGTGTTGCTTTCCTTGGCGCAGTTGATTGTTGGCTTTGCCTCTGCGGTTGGATTTGGCCCACTGATAGCGGACGTATCGCACTGGTTTGTGCGGCGACGAGGCATTGCTGTGGCGATCGCCGCTTCGGGTAATTACCTTTCTGGCGCGATCTGGCCAATCCTTCTGGCGGGTGTGCTGCAGGAAAGCGGTTGGCGGTCTGTCTATTTTGTAATGGCGCTGGCAACGCTGGCTCTTGTCATCCCGCTGGCTTTTACATTGCGCCGTCGTATCCCCGAAGAAGCGCAAGTTGCGGCGGAGCATGCCTCCACATTGAACGCACGCTCTTCTGGTCTTTCGCCGCGGGCTTTACAGTACCTATTGGGGTTCGCGGGTATCGGCTGCTGTGTCGCCATGTCGATGCCGCAGGTGCATATTGTGGCGCTTTGTGTCGGACTTGGGTTTGGTCCAGCTGTAGGTGCGCAAATGCTTGCGCTGATGTTGCTGGGTGGTGTCGCTTCGCGGATTGTGTCCGGTCTGTTGGCAGATCGCTTGGGGGGGGTGCGGACCTTACTTATCGGATCATGTTTACAGTGCCTTGCACTGTTCCTGTACTTACCCGCCGGGGGCATGGTCTCACTCTATCTGGTCAGCCTTGTCTTTGGCCTTAGTCAGGGCGGCATTGTGCCGAGCTATGCATTGATTGTACGTGAATACATGCCCGCTAAGGAAGCTGGCTCCCGCGTCGGATTTGTGATGATGGCAACGATCCTTGGGATGGCGCTGGGCGGTTGGCTGTCAGGGGTCATCTATGACCTAAGCGGCGCTTACAGGTTGGCTTTTATCAACGGCATCGTCTGGAACGGAGCCAATATCGCCATCATGCTGTGGTTGCTTTCAAGAAGCAGGCCACGCGCACCAAGGCCCATCACGGCTTAG
- a CDS encoding rhodanese-related sulfurtransferase, translating into MYTIAALYHFARFDAPEALKPSLLKLCLEEKITGTLLLAREGVNGTIAGPSQAAVDRVLAHLRALPGCTELEHKISHADVPPFGKMKVRIKREIVTMGQPEVDPLAGTGHYVAPQDWNDLITREDVAVIDTRNDYEVAIGTFKGAVDPETTSFGEFPAWWEANKHRFHNKKIAMFCTGGIRCEKSTNFLLGQGVEDVYHLKGGILKYLEEVPQAQSTWDGSCFVFDNRVSVEHGLKPGPHLLCHGCRRPILPEDKDREGYEAGVSCHNCVDETTEDDKMRFRERQKQMALAKRRKW; encoded by the coding sequence ATGTATACCATCGCCGCCCTTTATCACTTTGCCCGCTTCGATGCCCCAGAGGCGCTGAAGCCATCCTTGCTCAAGCTTTGCCTTGAGGAGAAGATCACTGGCACGCTTTTGTTGGCGCGCGAAGGAGTGAACGGCACCATCGCCGGCCCATCCCAGGCAGCCGTTGATCGAGTGCTTGCCCATCTGCGCGCCCTGCCCGGTTGCACAGAGTTGGAACATAAGATTTCGCACGCGGACGTGCCCCCTTTTGGCAAGATGAAAGTGCGTATCAAGCGCGAGATCGTGACAATGGGTCAGCCCGAGGTCGACCCACTGGCAGGCACCGGACACTACGTTGCACCGCAGGACTGGAACGATCTGATTACCCGTGAAGATGTTGCCGTGATCGATACGCGCAACGACTACGAAGTCGCCATTGGCACGTTCAAAGGTGCTGTTGACCCCGAAACCACCAGCTTTGGCGAGTTTCCCGCGTGGTGGGAGGCGAACAAGCATCGCTTTCATAATAAGAAGATCGCGATGTTCTGCACCGGCGGTATCCGCTGTGAAAAATCGACTAACTTCTTACTCGGTCAGGGTGTTGAGGATGTCTACCACCTCAAGGGCGGCATTCTTAAGTATCTCGAAGAAGTCCCGCAGGCCCAAAGCACCTGGGACGGTTCCTGTTTCGTTTTTGACAACCGTGTCAGCGTGGAACACGGGCTGAAACCGGGCCCGCACTTGCTATGCCATGGCTGCCGTCGGCCCATCCTGCCCGAAGACAAAGATCGGGAAGGATATGAGGCAGGCGTAAGTTGCCACAACTGCGTGGATGAGACGACAGAAGACGACAAGATGCGTTTTCGCGAACGTCAAAAACAGATGGCACTTGCCAAACGTCGTAAATGGTAG
- a CDS encoding flagellar hook protein FlgE, whose translation MTISSSLNAGVAGLQANATRLASISDNIANSSTFGYKRVQTDFESMVISKNGGNYSAGGVRANTNRQIDLGGSLVATSNATDLAVRGRGMLPVAKVTDLNVGNGDTNMLLTSTGSFTTDAEGYLTTSSGLVLLGWPAQPDGSIPTFSRDTDEGLEPIQINVNQLTGEPTTRMTLGVNLPATATVAGSAVEAQQLAVEYYGNLGTSESVNVTFTPTVPATGASNEWTMTLTDSVNPGVTIGEYVLTFEDNRTAGGTLASVSTISGGAYDTASGKLIVDVDGGPIEIDIGVVGQSDALTQLSDTFAPVSITKDGSPVGNMTSVNVDGNGYVHATFDTGVTRTIYQVPLVDLPNPNGMVALDSQTYQPSVDSGSFFLWDASDGPTGDIVAFAREESTTDVANELTSMIQTQRAYSSNAKVIQTVDEMLQETTNIKR comes from the coding sequence ATGACAATTTCATCTTCCTTGAACGCAGGTGTGGCGGGGCTTCAAGCCAACGCCACACGGCTGGCAAGCATTTCAGACAACATCGCGAATTCCTCCACGTTTGGGTATAAACGCGTCCAGACTGATTTTGAATCCATGGTGATCTCGAAAAACGGCGGCAATTATTCAGCTGGCGGCGTGCGGGCGAACACCAATCGCCAGATTGATCTGGGCGGATCGCTGGTCGCCACATCGAATGCTACCGATCTAGCCGTGCGCGGGCGGGGGATGCTGCCAGTCGCCAAAGTCACAGACCTGAATGTTGGCAATGGTGATACGAACATGCTCCTCACAAGCACCGGTTCATTCACTACTGATGCAGAAGGTTACCTAACAACGTCATCCGGCCTTGTCCTCTTGGGCTGGCCTGCACAGCCTGACGGTTCCATTCCGACCTTTTCACGCGATACGGATGAAGGACTGGAACCGATCCAGATCAACGTTAACCAGCTTACCGGTGAACCGACCACCCGCATGACGCTGGGGGTCAATCTGCCGGCGACCGCAACAGTTGCCGGTAGTGCAGTAGAAGCGCAGCAACTCGCTGTTGAGTATTATGGCAACCTCGGCACCTCGGAGAGCGTGAACGTGACCTTCACGCCGACAGTGCCCGCAACCGGGGCTTCGAATGAATGGACAATGACATTAACCGATTCAGTCAATCCAGGCGTGACCATCGGCGAATATGTTTTGACCTTTGAAGATAATCGCACGGCAGGCGGCACACTGGCCTCAGTATCCACCATCTCAGGCGGTGCCTATGATACTGCATCCGGCAAGCTGATCGTTGATGTTGATGGCGGGCCTATCGAGATCGATATCGGTGTGGTCGGGCAAAGCGACGCACTTACACAATTGTCAGATACATTCGCGCCAGTCTCCATCACCAAAGACGGCTCTCCTGTGGGTAATATGACAAGCGTGAATGTCGACGGTAATGGCTACGTTCATGCGACTTTCGATACAGGCGTAACACGGACGATCTATCAGGTTCCTCTGGTTGACTTGCCAAACCCTAACGGCATGGTCGCTCTTGATTCACAGACTTATCAGCCGTCAGTCGATAGCGGATCGTTCTTTCTATGGGATGCCAGTGACGGACCCACAGGTGATATCGTCGCTTTTGCCCGCGAGGAATCAACAACCGATGTCGCGAATGAACTGACATCAATGATCCAGACCCAGCGGGCCTATTCATCCAATGCAAAAGTCATCCAGACTGTTGATGAAATGTTGCAGGAAACCACCAACATCAAGCGCTGA
- a CDS encoding metal ABC transporter permease, whose amino-acid sequence METLLLPFSYGYMFNAMWVSALVGGVCAFLSAYLMLKGWSLIGDALSHSIVPGVAGAYMLGLPFALGAFAAGGLAAGAMLFLNQRSGLKEDTIIGLIFTSFFGLGLFMVSLSPTSVSVQTITMGNILAITPSDTLQLALIGFVTLAVLLAKWKDFMVTFFDENHARSIGLKPDLLKVVFFTLLSASCVAALQTVGAFLVIAMVVTPGATAYLLTDRFPRLLIVSVFIGAGTSFLGAYLSFFVDGATGGIIVTLQTLIFLTAFIFAPKHGYLAARRKAAEALRT is encoded by the coding sequence ATGGAGACGCTGCTCCTCCCGTTTAGTTACGGGTATATGTTCAACGCCATGTGGGTAAGCGCACTGGTCGGCGGCGTTTGCGCTTTCTTGTCGGCCTACCTGATGCTCAAGGGATGGTCGCTTATCGGAGACGCGCTGAGCCATTCCATCGTGCCCGGCGTGGCAGGCGCATATATGCTGGGCTTGCCGTTTGCTTTGGGTGCTTTTGCTGCCGGTGGGCTGGCGGCCGGTGCGATGCTGTTTCTCAACCAGCGTTCAGGGCTCAAAGAAGATACGATCATCGGGCTGATCTTTACGTCCTTTTTCGGGTTGGGCCTGTTTATGGTTTCACTCTCACCCACATCCGTTTCCGTCCAGACCATTACGATGGGTAACATCCTTGCCATCACCCCCTCGGACACGTTGCAACTGGCGCTGATCGGCTTTGTCACGCTGGCAGTATTGTTGGCAAAGTGGAAAGACTTTATGGTCACCTTCTTTGATGAAAACCATGCGCGTTCCATTGGGTTGAAGCCGGACCTTTTGAAGGTTGTCTTCTTTACGTTGCTGTCAGCCTCCTGCGTTGCAGCTCTGCAAACCGTGGGTGCTTTTCTGGTGATTGCGATGGTCGTGACACCGGGGGCAACGGCCTATCTGCTGACCGACCGCTTCCCGCGACTGTTGATCGTGAGCGTGTTTATCGGTGCAGGCACGTCATTTCTTGGCGCTTACCTGAGCTTCTTTGTGGATGGCGCGACCGGAGGTATCATCGTGACCCTTCAAACACTCATCTTCCTTACGGCTTTCATCTTCGCGCCCAAGCACGGCTATCTCGCTGCGCGGCGCAAAGCGGCGGAGGCGCTGCGGACATGA
- a CDS encoding aminotransferase class IV — MTTTHEADEDARNQDILIYVNGELKPRAEATVSVYDSGFLLGDGMWEGMRLYDGVWAFFEEHMDRFFNSCKAVSLDVGMDKAGIAEALRQTAEANGMVTDVHCRLMLTRGVKVKPFQHPSLSRSGPTLVIIMEHSKPVETLSTRGIRLATVPQVRGLPMSQDAKYNSHSKLNCVIACLQAEQAGADEALMLDPHGFVNTTNACNFFIVRRGEVWTSTGDYCMNGVTRQKVIDLCRADGIPVFEKNYSLYEAYGADEAFLTGTFGAQTLVSEIDGKTIGDGTQPVTERIRKLYKQAIASDTGAAL, encoded by the coding sequence ATGACCACGACTCATGAGGCCGACGAAGACGCGCGTAATCAGGATATCCTGATCTACGTGAACGGGGAGCTGAAGCCGCGCGCAGAGGCTACCGTGTCAGTCTATGACAGCGGGTTTTTATTAGGAGATGGCATGTGGGAAGGCATGCGGCTCTATGATGGTGTGTGGGCGTTCTTTGAAGAGCACATGGATCGGTTTTTCAACTCCTGCAAAGCGGTATCGTTGGATGTCGGCATGGACAAAGCGGGAATTGCGGAGGCGCTGCGTCAAACTGCAGAGGCCAACGGCATGGTCACAGATGTGCATTGTCGCTTGATGTTGACACGCGGTGTGAAAGTGAAGCCGTTCCAGCATCCGTCCCTGTCGCGGTCCGGCCCGACTTTGGTGATCATCATGGAGCATTCCAAACCGGTAGAAACGCTTAGCACCCGCGGTATCCGTCTTGCGACTGTGCCACAGGTGCGGGGGTTGCCGATGTCACAGGACGCCAAATACAACAGTCACTCAAAGCTCAATTGCGTGATCGCCTGCTTGCAGGCTGAGCAGGCAGGCGCTGACGAGGCGTTGATGCTGGACCCGCATGGATTTGTGAACACCACTAACGCATGCAACTTCTTTATCGTGCGGCGTGGCGAGGTTTGGACATCAACCGGTGACTACTGCATGAACGGCGTTACGCGGCAGAAAGTCATCGATCTATGCCGCGCCGACGGCATTCCCGTATTCGAGAAAAACTATTCTCTGTACGAGGCGTACGGTGCGGATGAGGCGTTCTTGACCGGAACTTTCGGCGCGCAAACGCTAGTGTCAGAGATTGATGGCAAGACCATCGGCGATGGTACCCAACCCGTGACCGAACGCATCCGCAAACTCTATAAGCAAGCGATTGCTTCGGACACTGGCGCAGCGCTTTAA
- a CDS encoding manganese/iron ABC transporter ATP-binding protein, translating into MSTGISANDVTVTYRNGHTALRNASFEIPQGTITALVGVNGAGKSTLFKAIMGFVPVAKGEITVLGMPVKEALKKNIVAYVPQSEEVDWSFPVLVEDVVMMGRYGHMGFFRSPKAADHAAVTDALKRVNMTEYRHRQIGELSGGQRKRVFLARALAQEGKVILLDEPFTGVDVQTEDQIIDLLREMRDEGRVMLVSTHNLGSVPEFCDRTVLVKETVLAYGTTEETFTHDNLELAFGGVLRHFVLGGSDLHDDDDARSIRVITDDERPFIVYGEEASKEDVG; encoded by the coding sequence ATGAGCACCGGTATCTCTGCAAACGATGTGACCGTCACCTACCGCAACGGCCACACTGCCCTGCGCAACGCCAGTTTCGAGATACCGCAAGGCACGATTACAGCGCTGGTAGGTGTGAATGGCGCCGGAAAATCGACCCTATTCAAGGCAATTATGGGTTTTGTCCCGGTAGCAAAGGGCGAAATCACGGTCTTGGGCATGCCAGTCAAAGAAGCGCTTAAGAAGAACATCGTTGCCTACGTTCCTCAATCGGAAGAGGTCGACTGGTCTTTTCCGGTTCTGGTTGAGGACGTTGTGATGATGGGTCGCTACGGTCATATGGGATTCTTCCGGAGCCCCAAGGCCGCCGATCATGCAGCCGTAACGGATGCGTTGAAACGCGTAAACATGACCGAGTATCGCCATCGCCAGATTGGCGAATTGTCCGGCGGTCAACGCAAGCGGGTGTTTCTAGCGCGCGCACTGGCGCAAGAGGGCAAGGTCATCCTGTTGGATGAGCCGTTTACCGGCGTTGATGTTCAGACAGAAGACCAGATTATCGACCTTTTGCGTGAGATGCGGGACGAAGGCCGGGTCATGCTCGTCTCCACCCACAACCTTGGCTCTGTGCCAGAGTTCTGTGACAGGACCGTTCTGGTGAAAGAAACCGTCCTTGCCTATGGAACTACCGAAGAAACTTTCACCCACGACAATCTCGAACTCGCCTTTGGCGGTGTGCTGCGTCACTTTGTGCTGGGCGGCTCAGACCTACATGACGACGATGATGCGCGCTCGATCAGGGTGATCACGGATGACGAACGCCCCTTCATTGTCTATGGCGAAGAAGCCTCCAAGGAGGACGTGGGCTGA